In a genomic window of Thermosynechococcus sp. CL-1:
- a CDS encoding glutaminase: MLGDLDPALIQEWLKAASAELPQGEPLQRLPRVGSEAFAFALVTPKHQFTLGRSNLRFPLMSAIKPFLLLYALTLWQEQVWTWVGQRPSDYPYNSVLQLTLDQGWPRNPMINSGAIALASQLAHVGGVAVFQTWLNECAGTQLQVDQEVLAAVYRHPNWQNRTLAHFLVESGRIADAGVALEIYNQVCCFQGTIEEVARLGLLLALPHDKVSDRHRQQVNVLMLTCGLYEDSPRYALEIGLPVKSGVSGVILAIVPRQGAIACYSPPLDPSGNSILGLYLLQRISRHFGLSPLS, encoded by the coding sequence ATGTTGGGGGATCTAGACCCTGCCCTCATCCAAGAGTGGCTCAAGGCTGCATCGGCAGAACTTCCTCAGGGGGAACCCCTTCAACGGTTGCCGCGGGTGGGGTCTGAAGCCTTTGCCTTTGCCCTTGTTACCCCAAAGCACCAGTTTACCCTTGGGCGTTCCAATTTGCGCTTTCCCTTAATGAGCGCAATTAAGCCCTTCTTGCTGCTGTATGCCTTAACGCTGTGGCAGGAGCAGGTGTGGACGTGGGTGGGACAGCGCCCCTCAGATTACCCCTATAACTCTGTGTTGCAGTTAACCCTTGATCAGGGGTGGCCGCGCAATCCCATGATTAATAGTGGAGCGATCGCCCTTGCTAGCCAATTGGCTCATGTTGGCGGTGTTGCGGTCTTTCAGACTTGGCTCAATGAGTGTGCGGGTACGCAGTTGCAGGTGGATCAAGAGGTGTTAGCAGCCGTTTATCGCCATCCCAACTGGCAAAATCGCACCCTTGCCCACTTTTTAGTGGAGTCTGGACGCATTGCCGATGCCGGGGTTGCCCTTGAGATCTACAATCAGGTGTGCTGTTTCCAAGGAACGATTGAGGAAGTGGCGCGCTTGGGTCTCCTGTTGGCACTGCCCCATGACAAGGTGAGCGATCGCCATCGTCAGCAGGTGAATGTGCTTATGCTCACCTGTGGCCTCTACGAGGACTCCCCCCGCTATGCCCTAGAGATTGGCTTGCCTGTGAAATCGGGTGTCAGCGGTGTGATTTTGGCCATTGTGCCGCGACAGGGGGCGATCGCCTGCTACAGCCCACCCCTTGATCCCAGTGGCAACTCGATTTTAGGTCTATACCTGCTCCAGCGCATCAGCCGCCACTTCGGCCTCAGTCCCTTGAGCTAA